ATGTAACAGCTTCTCGTCCGTATGAAgctaaaagaacaaaacagatTGAACCGTACGTTAGCAGATAAGCGTACCAGGCACATCGGCATAGCTTTTTTGcctcaccatcaccaaaatCTATGCTCGCGATAACCTTTTCATggcgtaaaataaaaactttactCCAAAAATAGTGCATCCTTCTGATAAGAAATAACAGGCtcgaaaaaaatgaataaaatacaacaataAAGCTAAttcttgtttgatttgtttgtagAGTTGTGAGCgccaaataaaatgtaaacattatTGCTTTCCAACCCAACAAATCCAATGAAATCACAGCAAACGACGAATAGCGCATCCTCATTGCCATGGCAGCCAGCTGTCGTTTTGCCTGTGCAAACTACGTTTAAAAGTGCTTCATCGCTGCATCGAACaacagtttgtttatttgttgattaGGGGTTAGATTCATCGTTACTATACCAGGTGAGTTAGTATAGATTTGATATGGCTGGGAAACACTACTAAAACCTCCTGACTCACCCCAGAGCAGTGAGCATACAGCTCGGAACAGCtgaatattttattccacATGtagagtttattttatttgcatactccaaaaaaaaaaaaaaaacccgcacaTTAGAAATCGACACTGCACATAATGTAAGGGGTTGACTAGTGTTACACCTTTTCTTACCTTTGTCCGTTGGTGGCGGTGCTTCGCGCTCGTTTTGATTCTGCAGCTCAATACCCGGGTTCGATTCGGTTTTATCAGCCATGTTCAAGTGTCACGTTTCTTGCGCTTTGCACTATTTGCACTGACAATCAACACCAGCCGTATAAATTGTAACTATTTAAGCACAACCACAAAACCATTCCCTTgtttgcatacacacacgcacgcacacgcacagccAACTTTACCAACTTCACTGAACTTTTCTTACGGCCAAAAAATGGTTCTCCGCACGCGTTCTGCACCAAGCTTAAAACGATCCGCTAGTGGCCAAGGTTCGCCAGCAAATGATGACACCGCCGGCTGGAACACCAACGACAGGCCTCGACATGTCTTATTCCCGTCCGTATCGCAAGCTGACCTATCTTCCACCTCGTAATGGAGCAAAGACCCAGCAATATACTGTTGGTGCTCAGCCGCTGATGTGTTGATGGCTCGCGATGTGAATGATAATACATTTAACaagccgctgctgctgctgatattCGGAGCAATCGCTGCGCGGGCTACTGCGAtgagtggtgatggtgttgtggTTGGATGCGACTGTCAACCGCTCCAGGCGGCGTTTTCCATACGACGCCTCGAAGGGATGCGTCTCGCGTTTGATTTACGATAGGTGATGCATCGGAAAAGAAAGTCATAAATTGCACAATGAAAGAGGACAAAAGAACAAGAAATTATcggctcaaaaaaaaatcccgatcGTTCGCTGCGTAACTGCTGTAATCGGGAAGTACAGTTAATTACTGTTAATATCGTcgtgtattattattaaacgGCAAGAATCCCCTTAACTCCTCACTATTTACGTTTACTTTTCgaaatattatttcaaatacTTTTTACTGAATTCAATCAGTTATTACGCTACGACAAAAGTTATTTAAAACTCGAATAGTTTCAATTTACACGTTGCTTCCATCGAGCAACATATCTGCTAATTAATTCAGCTCGGTTTTAAATGTCTTTTCGCCGCTGCTAACCGTTCAGTCTACAAAATTCACCTACCGGAAACGGATAAACACAACGGTTGAGAAAAACCACAGGAAATATGAACCAATTCACACCCTCTGCCCGGGACATTCCGGTGCATGTAGTATGGCGATGCATGCATTCCTGTTTGAAAAATTAGAACATCGCCCCGTCACGGGGTTCTTTCTTATCACTCCATGCACACAAGTTTTAGCATTCTTGTTACTAAGCTGAGCCTAATTTAAACCCCGAAAAATCACCACGGCCAAACCGGTCCAACGAACTTCCCGGTCCGTATCCGTCCGCTTGTAGTCATGTTCAATCGGCACGGTAATTTGCATTTGTTATCCGCCTCAGCCGCAAGTTAACTGCACCGGTAAGGCCCCCGGAGgggcaccacacacacacacgcatacacacacacaccacagacATTTTGGCAATTTAGCTTTATTTAAAAGACGACTACTAACTTCTTCGCTTCGCTTCTGAAGCGCGGGAGTAACGGAATGTGATTACTCAATTGAGCTGGCTACCGGGTAAGGGAGATTTGGGGCCCAAAATTCGGGCAGCAGAATGGTGCGCCTTTTCGTGAAGGAAATAGATTTGCCCGTAGTTCAAGGTTGTGCCGTTCGCTGACCTCACACGCGCAACCGACAACACTCAAATATTATCCACATTACCCGCCAGTTTGCTGGGTAATTCAATTTTCTCCTATGAATCAGGCGTGTCTTaacacaaaaatattattctctACTCTAAGCCCTTTACATCCAGCCTGTTGGTGGGTTGCGAACAGACTATTTAGTTCGCAATATGaagattaattaaattaacagCGGAGGTCGACAGAGCTACGCGTGCCATTTACACAAAGAGGGGACAGGTTAATGGTTCGGTTAGTGATAGGGGAAACGAAAACGCGCCAGCATAGGTTAAAATTCACCAGAGACATCAATTACGATCGAATGAAGTACCGATTGTCATCGATTAAGGGCTAAACGATTTTTGTCCCATGTTTTACGATGCAATGAAATATTTGTAGTgattcatttatttgtttttttttaggttgcAATTatgctcgttttgttttactttttactcATTCAATATGAGAGCGTGTAGTTTTGTTTAGTTAGagcgtgttttttgtttgttctttgtttcgtttagttCGGACGAACTCCAATTAGtgtttagatttatttttattttttagtctATTTCTCTTTACACACCATTCAGATTATTCATTAAAACTGTCTTTCATTCGAGCTTAAGAATCTTATTCGGTTGtagtttagatttttttctagagagaaagagagatagttAGGATGGAGCATGTAGCACTTATTTTCGTCTTTAGTCTTAGTCCTTCCAGTTATTGAACTCTAACTTTGCATAATGTGTTCGTGGCTTCGGTGTACGTTAGTTAAATGAATGAAGCGGAAGAGTGTGTTGCAAAACGTATCTACTACTCTGCTGTGGCCAATTATAAGGTTGTTCGAGCACgagaaatagaaagaaaacccCACAGTCCCGTAACACAATAACGAGACGATTTATAGTAAGATgcgaaaaatatgaaattacAGACTAAGCGTCAAACGTTACACACACTGTCCTTCTCTCACTTCTCCTTCTTACTACACCGACCAGTTATTGTACGCTGaataatgtttgaaaaaatgaaactgtTTCGAAACACTGGAAGCAACAACGCACACATCAACGACAACATTACAGCACATCAGGTAGCAAACGGTACACATACAGACAAAGCACTGTGACATTGTGGCAAATTTGAATTTACTTTCCCGTTGTGAACAATCCCCCGAACTATTTGAGCCCGAGCACGATGATCTGCTCGCACTCGTCtcgcttttcaatatatatatatatatatatatatatatatatataggaCCAGGTATACACTATTCTCAAGGCTCGTCTGTGTCCTGCCAatattagtttgttttttctcctctccATTCGTTTATCGTAGGTTATcacaataattatttcatacTATTCAGCAGCTTTTAGCCCATTCCCAGCCCTTTAAAttccatttttaaacacatcCCCTCGCCGAAATTTTCACACATTCAATGGCACGATACAGTATGTAAATATGATTTCGGTTTTGTCTTCCCTCTTTCTCCCGCGGGGGATTAGGTGCTGCGCTTTTAACCCGCAacatacatgcacacacacagacccaCATCGTGCCTTGTTCAGCTTGCGACCGCGACAACGGCGGCGACGAATATATGTATATGATTGTATATGTTTTTTAAagtatgtatatgtatatgcgTTATATGCAGTATGTGTATATTATTATTAGTCGATTTTACTAGTGTTCCTAACGTAGATCAATTTATTGTTAGTGAGTTTTTACCCTGCCACGCACGTTTAACTGGCCCATTGCAATGGTTTGTAGTGTTAAACGATGCTATAATTGAACTATACCGTTTGATGCTACTAAGGTGCCTAAGGTGCTTCTTTCCCTCCCATTACATATGACTTTCAATTGCGTTTGCTGTACGCTGTACACGCCGGAACACGTATCATTTGATGAAATtggaaatcatttttatgttcattttcTAATAATgcagaataaagaaaaatacgaATAAAAATTCTTGCATACAGTTTAACAACACAAGAAGGTCATTAGTTTGTAAGGggataaaaatttgtttttcttataatactaacatttttaatgaaaaaaaaacaaataattaaataaaaatagatccCTAATGCTCAGCACAGATCATTGAAAAGTTTAGATAGCATTTTGCACCGACACAATAaatcattaattaaaataGCACAATGCACTTTATAAAAGTGTTTATCGGTTCGAATCCATTTGCTACTAAATTAttcctcttcctttttttttgtatcgattATCTATTCCCCCCACTAGAGAAGTCTACCATTCAAAGTGATCAAACTTATCCGTTGTTCTCGAAATGAATGCTTTCAAATACGTGTGCTACTCATTAACGGCTTAATGGTTAAATTTCGGGTTCTTGCAAGCACAGCTAGAGCAGGAACGTGCTAGCAGCATTATTCCTCTGGCACAAATGTTACTGGCACTGGTTTGATGTACatagtaaacaaaaatatttaaaaactcgTCACCTTTTTCGTTAAGCTTAAGCACTTAGGATTTaacaaaagagaaacaaaacataacaaaacttTAAATGAACAATTAGATAACAAAGTGACCATCCAGAAGCTCCACATAGCGTACGCACGTACATTGAAACCCCTTATTATGAATGATTCATCTTATCCATTCTTCTACGCGCCAGATCGGACATGCCGACCGGGCCCAGATTCGCTGCCTGCGGGGAGGATATCGCACGGAACGTTGCATGTACCGCACCCTTTATGGCTTCCGTATTTACGTTTGTCGGTTTTATTTCTTGGGTTTCCACAATCATTGGCCGTTCACTGGTTGCGTGTTGGGTGCCAACCGTACTGTACATCAGACGTGGCCCGGTGCGTGATAACCACGGATGCCGTAAGATTTGAGCTGCCGTTGGACGCCGGGATGGTACGATGTGTAGCATCTGCCGTAACAGATCCTTCACTTCATCCGATATCGTTGGccatttctaaaaaaaaaaaaacgcataccACCAAATATTTTTACGATGCAGGAACGATTGATAACACAGGGTGCTTATTGTAGTTACTTACGCCAGTTTCTAAATCCACCTTTCCCGAGCCGATACGTGCCAGTATCATGTCCGGTGAATCGTTCGGTGTGCTGGCAAACGGCGTTTTACCATCAAGCATAATGTACAGCAGCACGCCCAGTGACCAGATATCGCAGGCCAGATCGTAGCCCTGCTTCTTCAACACTTCTGGGGCAACAAAGTTGGCCGTATAGCACGGGGTCATCAATAGACCATTATCCGCCCGGAGCTGTTTGGCGAAACCAAGATCACACAGCTTCAACGATTCGGGCGTATGATTGCAGGACGCGTACAGCAAATTCGATGGCTTCAGATCCCGATGGACGACACCGTGCTCGTGCAGGTACGCGACGGCCGATACGACCGTTCGCAGCACGGCACTGGCTTCCTGTTCTGGCATAAAATTTATCGCTAGAATACGATCCAACAGTTCGCCACCCTTCAACAGTTCCATCACCAGGTACACATAGCTTGTATCTTCGTGCACACCGTACAACGTGACGATGTTCGGATGGTTGCCGTACCGCAGCAGAATTTCCACCTCCTCTCGGCAATCGTGATAGGATTTGTCAATTATCTACCATTAAAGAAATAGAACCGTTTTGTTAGTGCAATTCGAACGACTATAAACCCCTTATTAGCTTTAAAATACCTTCACTGCGTAGTGTTTCTTTGTTGTACGATGTTCACACATCCGGCAGATAGAGAACGTGCCACGACCTAGCTCTTGCATCAAACTATACTCATCACCGAACGCAATAGGTTTGACGCCGGGaatttcgtttgaaaatggTGACCGCGAGgcgggctgctgctgcattaCCATGTTGCTACCGTTGGCAAAGTTTGGCTGATCATCCAACAGTCCCGGTGCAATGAAGCTGAAACCACGGAAGATTTCGTATGCGCTCGCACTGACAGGCCCTCCCGGTGAGTCTCTGCGGATAAAGTAAGTCACATTTAATATACCACACATTGGGGGTTCAAACATCAGAGCCTAGAAAACATACTTTGGCGATTTGTTCGTATACTCGGGATCGAAGTAGAAAGCATCGTCTCGCGACACGGCCGGTATGAACGGTGGCCGCACTTCTTTCCGCTCAAACGCATCCCAGTCAACGTTGGCAAAGAACTCGTGCCGCTTGATGTCGTCGATGCCGTTCGGGCCCGCTCCCAGCCGGTTCTGTGGGTTACGTTTGAACAGGGCGCGCAGCAAACTTTGTGCTTCCGGACTCAAGTTTTCTGGCATACCTAGCTTGGTTTTGAGGATTTGGTTCATCGTGTCGTTACGGTTGCTGCCATGAAATGGGAGATTCCCCGTCAGCATCTCAAACTGTTCAaaggaagaagcaaaatatTAACTGGGGTTTGTTGAAATTCACAAGCAATTCTCTATTTGTGATATTACCATCAGCACGCCGAACGACCACCAATCCGCGGCAAATGTGTGTCCTTTGCGGTTGACAACTTCCGGTGCCATGTACTCCACCGTGCCACAGAAGCTATACGTTTTCGAACCATCCAGCGGTTGTTTCGATAGTCCAAAATCCGTTAAAGCTATATGACCATCCTGCAGCAAAAACGATAGATAGAAGCACATTAAAACCAAAGCAATTCATCCATAAATGTGCCCTGAAACAAACCTGATCGAGAAGGATGTTTTCCGGCTTCAGATCACGATAAATGATGCCGATGCTGTGCAAGTGGTTCAGTGCCAGCGCTAGTTCGGCCAAGTAAAACTTGACATCCTCCTCGGTAAACATAACCTCTTTGCTCAGGCGCGTAAATAAGTCACCGCCGCGTAAGAAGTCCAATATAAGGTACAACTTGCCAGGCGTCTGGAAGGCATAGTGTAGCTTAACGATAAATGCATGCCCAACGTCGGCCAGGatgtttcgttcgttcgtactTCTCACGCGATCCTTCACCTTCAGCGTTGCCTTCTTTAATACCTACAGTGGAAGTAgtacaaacgaaaaagaattagttaaattatttgattattattattatcagttGTACCAACTACTTACCTTCATGGCGTACAGTGTGCCAGCATCGATGCCGACAATCTTCCGCACCAGGAAAACCTTGCCGAACGATCCTTCTCCAAGTACCTTCAGTAGCTCGAACTGTGACGGATCGGCTTTTTCGTGCCCCTCCCGTATAATGTCTCTGATGTCTATCTCGTGCTCGTCGCCCCCGTTGGCACCATTTCCTCCTGTGCCGGCGTACGTGGCATCGCCTCTTAATTGCGATATGTCACCGACACCACCCGTCATATCCAGGTCCATTCCCTCTTCGGCCCCAACCACCAGCCCCGCTTCGGGTGAGTCCCGGCGTTGATAGCGGTAGTTGCTGTCTGCCACGACTCCATCCAGCATCGGTTCTGGCTGATCGCCTGCTGGATGCGGCGGAAGATAGGTAACCATCCCAGTGCCGGCAATCGGAGGATGCTGTTGCGGCCGATTGTACTGAGAATGGTGATGATGGGAATGATATTGATGTGGATGTGCCTGGACCATCGGATGGTGTGGCTGCTGTTCCGGATGCTGCGCATGGCGATGGTCGTGCGttgcgtgctgctgctgtggatcATAGCTATCGTCGATAACCATCTCTACATTGTCCTGAGACGAAGACTGCAAAACATAGATAGAACACACATTAGTAAGCGGACCAATGTAGCCAGCCAGACGCAGGAGAAGCATTCCGGTTCGTTGGACTAATTCCATGGTACAACAAAGAGACAGtgaaatagagagaaaaagagagtaaAAAATGAACCAAGTGGAGACTACAAACAAATGACACGCAAGTGACGCATGACCTCTTATAGGGTGCAGAGATaatgatgcaaaaataaaactaaaatgcCCAAAACTACACGGCttagaaaatatattaaatcaCGTAAGAATTAAAGACAAAGTTCTCTGTTCTTTAATAATACATTGGGTTGCATGCGCATTTACTGATGTTGATAATATAATTCTTTATTTCGCACAGTAATTCCTCTTTCGATTATTTACagttaaacattaaaaatatgtaattaaATCATCGTCACTGTCACTGTGGACAGGCATctttagaagaaaaatctgATCCTTTGCGAAGAATTATCAGATATGGTCGGTTTGTGCCAAACAAcatttggcacaaaccaacaaCCAGCCAACATCAAAGCATCAAACATGATACCTTCCGTTACAACAAGCTGAATAAGGTCAGAAAGTCAACCCAATAAGGTACattgaaagctttttcttcGTACCAATCCAACCAAGCCGATGCCCGTCTTTGCCGTGCTTTAACGCATGTTCTATGATGTTTAACTATGGTAAGGACAGCATCCTTACCCAGCAGCGTACGTTCCACAGCTTCCACCTCGCCGATGGAATGTACAGGCgtgtttttattccttctcCTTTACCATACGCCCCACCACGCGCCCTCCCTCCTTCATCTAGAATCATACCACGTGGCACAGCATCATGAAgcactgggcgtctccattgaatGATGTAACAGGCCTCACGGCAACTCACGAGCAGTGTGCGGAGTCTGCAGTACACCAAATATTAATGCTGCTCATTCCTTTGAAACTGTAATAATATGCCTAATTTTAGTCATCGTAGGATGGGACAGGTTTGGTTTGCTTGATGACCTACTTTCGCctaaaatgatttgtttttctggaGCAGAAATACATTGACACAGAATATCGGAAACGATCCGAACGAACGGCAAATGTtaaggttgtttgtttgtccagAGTTATGTTCGATTACTTTAATcacaaacatattttcatcTCATTCAAGGCTTGAAATATTTCTCCAATAGTTTCTCTAGTTagtacaaaaacaagaaactttaataaaatacataaatttgTATCCAAAACATTGCTTGTCAACACATCAATATCATCACAGACAAGCAGACCCTCAACCATACAGGACAAACATAGATAATTTGGCGTAATTTAATAATCACCGaagcatcaccatcagcacagAATCAACAGTGTACGCTTCACACGAGAGCCACACCTTGCCACGGTTCATTCAgcacatcaacagcagcaacaggtgtTTATCCTTTTGGCGTTGAGCCGAAAAGAACCGATTTGATACTCTGATTTCGTAGATTTCCCTTTTCTCTTTCATAATAAATCGCTTTAGCTGTAACGAAACGGTTGATTCTTCCTACGCTTGGCTGTTTGcgcttttcatttcattgttcatttaaaaccaaccaacccacACATACGAATTATTGACTAAATCAATTCAAAAGTACGCTCAATTTATGTTACCTAGT
This genomic window from Anopheles maculipalpis chromosome 2RL, idAnoMacuDA_375_x, whole genome shotgun sequence contains:
- the LOC126557033 gene encoding ribosomal protein S6 kinase 2 beta-like; the protein is MPLANSIDPWREKVPISIVGIESSSQDNVEMVIDDSYDPQQQHATHDHRHAQHPEQQPHHPMVQAHPHQYHSHHHHSQYNRPQQHPPIAGTGMVTYLPPHPAGDQPEPMLDGVVADSNYRYQRRDSPEAGLVVGAEEGMDLDMTGGVGDISQLRGDATYAGTGGNGANGGDEHEIDIRDIIREGHEKADPSQFELLKVLGEGSFGKVFLVRKIVGIDAGTLYAMKVLKKATLKVKDRVRSTNERNILADVGHAFIVKLHYAFQTPGKLYLILDFLRGGDLFTRLSKEVMFTEEDVKFYLAELALALNHLHSIGIIYRDLKPENILLDQDGHIALTDFGLSKQPLDGSKTYSFCGTVEYMAPEVVNRKGHTFAADWWSFGVLMFEMLTGNLPFHGSNRNDTMNQILKTKLGMPENLSPEAQSLLRALFKRNPQNRLGAGPNGIDDIKRHEFFANVDWDAFERKEVRPPFIPAVSRDDAFYFDPEYTNKSPKDSPGGPVSASAYEIFRGFSFIAPGLLDDQPNFANGSNMVMQQQPASRSPFSNEIPGVKPIAFGDEYSLMQELGRGTFSICRMCEHRTTKKHYAVKIIDKSYHDCREEVEILLRYGNHPNIVTLYGVHEDTSYVYLVMELLKGGELLDRILAINFMPEQEASAVLRTVVSAVAYLHEHGVVHRDLKPSNLLYASCNHTPESLKLCDLGFAKQLRADNGLLMTPCYTANFVAPEVLKKQGYDLACDIWSLGVLLYIMLDGKTPFASTPNDSPDMILARIGSGKVDLETGKWPTISDEVKDLLRQMLHIVPSRRPTAAQILRHPWLSRTGPRLMYSTVGTQHATSERPMIVETQEIKPTNVNTEAIKGAVHATFRAISSPQAANLGPVGMSDLARRRMDKMNHS